The genome window acttaactggAGTACTTTGAAGTTCAAGAAATCAGATTTTAGAGACggtatatttaaaaagaacataaaacaaaAGTATGTACTATTTGAAAGACGCATACAAGGGAAAAATTATTGCCAATATTCATTTTCATAAtccacttttgttttaaaaaattggattgtAATAGCGTTATAGGAAATTAAAGTcttatttaacaaaaaaataaagaaaaatgaaagaaagaaacttctAACTAACCTACAATCTATGTCCAGACTTTTGTAGAACAGCAAGATAATAGCATCAAAGACCTTCTCCACACTGTTGAAGAACAATACAGACAATTAAACCAACAGCATAGtcaaattaaagaaatagaaaatcaggtAAGTCAGTATTTTAATGGCATGTCCaatcttttatataaaatttaggtTTATGAAAACACTGGACCCTGAAGctacttaaaataattatagCTGGGTAGTGAGTAAAAGGATCACATCAATGTGACTGTTAAGACTGCATGCTCTGACGCTACTTAATTACCTGAGTTTGAGTCTTGACTCTAAAACTTGTGTGTGACCTTTGAGTAAATTACTTAACCCCTTTGTCTCTAGTTTCCTCACTAATTctatgaaaatattaacagaacctAACTtttagggttgttgtgagaaaaaaaaaattaatccatgCAAAGTATATCCTTAATTTAGCAGCCAAAGTTGattcttttaaaacttaaattagaTCACCTCTTGGTTCAAACCCCACAATGGCTTCCTGCTCGTTCACAGTGGCCTGTAACCCCAGATGACTCTTTATTATTTCACTgacttcctctcctctcctctagTCATACCGGCCTCTTCACTGCCACTCAAACACATCACACATGCTgccatctcagggcctttgctcttgtTTCCTCTGTCTGGAACGCTCTGCTATCTGCATGGCCGCTCTCATTTCCTTTAGGTCTTTGTCAAATGTAAAATTCACAGTGAAGCCTTCCCATGTCACTTAATCAAAAATGACAGTCCCCTACACCCATCCTTGAAACTGCTACCTCCTTTAttactcttctttttcccttAACATTTACCTCTATTTAAtataatgtgtattttaattaCTTATATTGTATGTCCCtgtactagaatgtaagctctatgaATACAAACATATTAAtctgtttcagtatttttatgacttaattttaggttctttttcctcattgtccaaaaaagttattttttgtcAACTAGTTTTGATTTCCATAACTTCCTTATTATATGCTATTTTTCTAAGTTCTTCTTCCCTTTTATTGTGAGTAAATGAACCTGATCACAAAAGCAAAATGTcattataaaatgatatatatcCTGTCCTATCTAATAAGAAAATGTATGAGGAATTCAAAATAATGAGTATCTGAGTTGGAAGATGCCTTAGATCATCTGATCCAAATTCCTCAAATTTAAATTAAGAAACCAAATCATGAAAAAGTTAAGTGAGTTTGAAATCAGTTATAGTAGAAAACAGTAATATCCAGTAAGTGAACTTTTACAACAGATCCTTATGAATTATGTCCTAGGAAATATCATTTATGTTGACATTAAAAAACAATGCAAGACATTACATGTTCTGCTTTTCTCGGCCCATCAGTAAGAAAAGCTATCAGTCAATAAATTGCAAACACAGCACACTTTAAGTAATAAGCTGTTATCCATAAACAATGAAATACTGACTATACTGAAAGTAAGCAAATAAACCTCTATACAGGTAAGTTTACATaccaaaaactataaagaaagcaCCCTTATTCAAATTGTGTTATGACTTTATGGCGGGTCTGCAAATGAACAAGGTCCACAATTGagaattattaatttaaaatctaCTCATATAAATAactaacatattaaaatattctaagtaAAGTCTCTGCCTTTGGTCTTCCTGTTTTTTTGACCAATTTCTGGTTTTTGTCTTGCTCtcctttttcctctatttttttgaaCTCATTAAATAGAATGCCTGATTAAAAACTGTGAAAACAAGTAATctgtattgtttaatccctcttaaCATCAAAAGCAGTAACATATTTATAAACCAAAAGATGTATGTAAGTTGTACTTTTAATATCCTTACTCAAGAGTCCCCTAACTAAATACTCAATACTATATTCTTTTATCAGTTAAGAAGAACTGGGATTCAAGAATCCACTGAAAATTCTCTTCCTTCTAAACCAAGAGCACCAAGAACTACTCCCACTCTTCACTTGAATGCAACAAAAAATGTAGAACATGATGGTAAGACAATTTGGTGGATTTCCATCTTGAAGCTATTATCATCAAATCCTATCTTcaacatttctattaaaaattgcTATTTCTCAGGATCTGTTCCACACTAAAAGAGAGTTAAGAGACAAATCTGCCAAACACAGTATGTCAACCTAAATTGGTCCTAGTGGGTTTTTGAAACCCTACAAAACCTATTCTTAAGACATTCAGGGAAATATGAATATGGACCTGATACTAGATATGGAATTATTACTCATTTTCTTAGATGTAATAATGGTATTACAGTTAGGTAACAGAATAATCTCATGTTTTAAGAAATGCATGCTGAAATACCTAAGGGGTCATGATGTTTGCAAATTACTTTCAAACTGCACAGAAAAACACACGTTTgtggatatatttatttataaagcaaCTATGGCAGAATTTTAAGTTGTTGAAATAGATGGAAAGATTATGGTATTCTCTTCAATGCTTCTACTTtcctgtttgaaaattttcataagaaaaacaaaaagatgggGAAACAAAGTCACCATTCCCAACCAAATTTCAAAGTGATACACTTTCAAATacattcagtttttatttacttaatgcaGAAAAAAAGGTCTGTTAGTTGCATATTCACTGTTTCCACATATATCTACTAACTGCCTGCTATGCACCAAGCATTATATTATTGTCTcatctgtgatttttttataCTTCCTAtatctagtaaaaaaaaaaaagtgtttaaaattttcatttttttacttttcttaaaaaaaatcagtttgatATTCTTTGTTTAACATGCCATGGAATAAAAATGCTTTAGCATTTACTGAAACGTTACTTCGCTTACTGAAATGTAGTGATGTATTACTGAAAAAGGCTGATAGCTACATTTACCACTATTCCACGAAAGTCAAGGAAAATCTCAAACTCTAAAGATATCATTTTTATCACTATATCATatgtaataatattttgttgattctaGATATTACTGCTGATTGTACTACCATTTATAACAGAGGAGAACATACAAGTGGCATCTATTCCATTAGACCCAACAACTCTCAAGTTTTTAATGTCTACTGTGATTTTAAATCAGGTAAAACTAGTCTAAGGAGAAAAAGGATAGTATTTAGTTCGGGTTACTAACTACCTATTACTAAGACAAATCCTGTTATCTTTGTcctgaatatatataaaatgagatatatatatatcatgagTAGTTATATAGACTAGGACTTATATTTGTCTTGTTTGTTTActcatgttatttatttatttatttagtattccccttctttttcccttaaaataaCTGAGATGGCTACTGTCAATAAGTTTGTTAAGATAAACTCATTAGCTGCTCTTTACTTAACTTCTTGGGACcatgataaataataaaatgttattaccATAACAACACTACTAAATACCTTACACAGTCAGTCACCAATTAAACCAAACCCAAAGTATTTTGTTACACCTGTCAGCATTAAACTGTAATAAAAACATGATTTCATTCATTATATTCAGGTAATTCATGGACATTAATTCAATACCGAATAGATGGATCACAAAACTTCAATGAAACTTGGGTAAACTAcaaatatggttttgggaggctTGATGGTAAGATgacttcatccattcattcatttacttaatttaaaaatttttattgagaacCTATTATGGACTGGGCATGAGAAATGCAACAATGAATGAGAAACATTCCCAGCCTTCAGAGAACTTATCATCAAATACCTTATTTGTAGTAATTACACttattaaaagtatatttatttgaattttatttatcattCCATGTCTGTTCTTAAGTATACTTATTACATCTTAATTCAATGGCTTATAATTAGCATGATTGTAATTATTAAAGATAATTATGGTTAAGTGTTCATTGCTTTGGTTAGGTAGTAAAAGCTAGTAAGGGGCTACGAAGAACCATCCCTATCATGGTCACTCTACTTTCATATTAACACTTTAAATATCAATTACTTGGAGGTTGGAAGGAACAAGAAAGCTGTCAGATATACAGAATAAAATGTTCagatttcaattatttaaatactATAAAATGTATACTATAAATGTGCAGTTTAAAATGAGTTAATGCAAATTAATTTCGatcacaaataataaaaaaccGTTTAAAATCCAAAAAGCGtattataaaaatctatgaatggagtgtaatggggtatgtggtggggacttgacaatgggtggaatctggtaaccacaatgttgctcatgtgattgtatattaataataccaaagtaaaaaaataaaaaataaaaaaaatcttatgaaTGTACTCATTTATAAAGTAGAAAACATCCATTATTGTATCATATTTTTAAGTAGTACTATctgaccatttaaaaattttatattcaaactAAGTTAAATCCCTAACTAAAAAGTACATTCAATATGAAGTGTAGCTACAAATCTTTTTCTAAGACTGAGCATAACCCAAAAATAAAAGGTTGATGGTGAAATCAAGAGTACTTACTTATTTCTGTAAGAAAGTAAGCCATGTATACTTCCAATCTTTAAAGTGAAGTCTCTACTAACTCAACAAGGAAATGTGCCTTTATTCCCAAAATACTTTTAATAAGTGGATTGTGATAATTAGAGACATCTATTTGTATTTAAttcctaataaaaataatttctaaaattatagAGAAAAGTTACTAATTATGCTTTtgcatttgaaatgtttttagaaactgattctcttctttttctacaaagaaaaaatacatatcaaGCAAATATCAAAGGCCAAGGCTATATATGAGGAAAATGACATTATTATATAATGGTAGTGGATATAATACTCAAAATAATTAACACATCTCTTGATACTGTATGGGTATTACTAAATAGCTAAAAGTAAAGCCAGTACATATAAAGACCTGGAAGTGAGATATTTTACCAATGATTAGACCTAAAAATATCTATAATAGCCTAGTAAGTTTTACCTGTGAAATACATCTTGTAATATCCATTTTAGAAAGGATAACCAGACTTTAAGCagacttattaaatattttaaacatttttttgtacAGACAACTATCttcaataaaattgttttaaaaagtagtatttttaagAGACTCTAAAATAGTCAAAGGATTGGAGACTGAAACAACTCATTTAGCTACACCAATAAAAAAACTCCCCCAAAAAACCCCAGAACTGTAGACACCTAATCTGCAGTTAACAATGCACACattcttacaatttttttttcaggagaatTTTGGATGGGTCTAGAGAAGATATACTCCGTAGTAAAGCAATCTAATTACATTTTACGAGTTGAACTAGAAGACTGGAAAGACAACAAGCATTATACTGAGTATTCTTTTCACTTGGGAAATCATGAAACCAACTATATGCTACACCTAGCTGAGATTACTGGCAATGGCCCCAGAGTACTCCCGGACCACAAAGATTTGGTGTTTTCTACTTGGGATCACAAAGCAAAAGGACATGTCAACTGTCCAGAAAGTTATTCAGGTATCCTTTTACTAACATCAATACTGTTTTCATACCTTCAAAATACCTTCTCAAGGTATTAGCCAATATCTACAATGTCAACTCTTTAAATTCTGAAtcccaaataaacatttttctatagGCAAAAATCATTTAATGTAAGTGTTAATTTGATTCTAGTTCAACTAAGTATTTTACCTCTAACCTTtactggatattttatttttgatggtcTATGTGAGACTtacacaaattatttaaaatttaaaatggagatacatgCACACAACAGTGTCAGAGTTATAAGAAATGAAGATAAACTCTTGGGGAAATATAGTAACAGTTGTATCCTTTAAACTGCATATCTATTTTCTAGGTGGTTGGTGGTGGCATAATGTATGTGgggaaaacaacctaaatggtAAATATAACAAGGCAAGAGCAAAAACTAAGccagagagaagaggaatatgTTGGAAGTCTCAAAATGGAAAGTTACACTTCATCAAATCAACCAAAATGTTGATCCGTCCAACAGATTCACAAAGCTTTGTATGAACTGAGGCATATTACAAAGACAATAAACATTAAACATCCCAACCTGTGTTTTAATGATATGGTATGA of Manis javanica isolate MJ-LG chromosome 4, MJ_LKY, whole genome shotgun sequence contains these proteins:
- the ANGPTL3 gene encoding angiopoietin-related protein 3 isoform X1 yields the protein MNMIKFLLFIVPLVISSRTDQELPSFDSKSSEPKSRFAMLDDVKILANGLLQLGHGLKDFVHKTKGQINDIFQKLNIFDQSFYDLSLQTNEIKEEEKELRRTTSKLQVKNEEVKNMSLELNSKLESLLEEKVLLQQKVKYLEKQLTNLIKNQSEIQEHPEVTSLKTFVEQQDNSIKDLLHTVEEQYRQLNQQHSQIKEIENQLRRTGIQESTENSLPSKPRAPRTTPTLHLNATKNVEHDDITADCTTIYNRGEHTSGIYSIRPNNSQVFNVYCDFKSGNSWTLIQYRIDGSQNFNETWVNYKYGFGRLDGEFWMGLEKIYSVVKQSNYILRVELEDWKDNKHYTEYSFHLGNHETNYMLHLAEITGNGPRVLPDHKDLVFSTWDHKAKGHVNCPESYSGGWWWHNVCGENNLNGKYNKARAKTKPERRGICWKSQNGKLHFIKSTKMLIRPTDSQSFV
- the ANGPTL3 gene encoding angiopoietin-related protein 3 isoform X2; this translates as MNMIKFLLFIVPLVISSRTDQELPSFDSKSSEPKSRFAMLDDVKILANGLLQLGHGLKDFVHKTKGQINDIFQKLNIFDQSFYDLSLQTNEIKEEEKELRRTTSKLQVKNEEVKNMSLELNSKLESLLEEKVLLQQKVKYLEKQLTNLIKNQSEIQEHPEVTSLKTFVEQQDNSIKDLLHTVEEQYRQLNQQHSQIKEIENQLRRTGIQESTENSLPSKPRAPRTTPTLHLNATKNVEHDDITADCTTIYNRGEHTSGIYSIRPNNSQVFNVYCDFKSGEFWMGLEKIYSVVKQSNYILRVELEDWKDNKHYTEYSFHLGNHETNYMLHLAEITGNGPRVLPDHKDLVFSTWDHKAKGHVNCPESYSGGWWWHNVCGENNLNGKYNKARAKTKPERRGICWKSQNGKLHFIKSTKMLIRPTDSQSFV